The Budorcas taxicolor isolate Tak-1 chromosome 2, Takin1.1, whole genome shotgun sequence genome window below encodes:
- the MEPCE gene encoding 7SK snRNA methylphosphate capping enzyme, whose translation MIEMAAEKEPFLVPAPPPPLKDESGGGGGPTVQPHREAASGELRGGTQRAPGPRAHSAGSPASMAGKESPGAASTPRGGQSQQQQRGGGPQAQSHGEACLSDPHGRAAPPDVGEERRGGGGTELGPPAPPRPRNGYQPHRPPGGGGGKRRNSCHVGGGGGGFKHPAFKRRRRVNSDCDSVLPSNFLLGGNIFDPLNLNSLLDEEVSRALNAETPKSSPLPAKGRDPVEILIPKDITDPLSLNTCTDEAQVVLASPLKTGRKRHRHRGQHHHQQQQATGGNDSHSALPTAPLTSSLHGEGTTQQHGGQNRDAPQPYELNTAINCRDEVVSPLPSALQGPSGSLSAPPAASVTSAPPSSSSRHRKRRRTSSKSEAGARGGGQGSKEKGRGTGGGRHHLQPLPAATFKKQQCKFQYGNYCKYYGYRNPSCEDGRLRVLKPEWFRGRDVLDLGCNVGHLTLSIACKWGPSRMVGLDIDAQLIHSARQNIRHYLSEELRLPPQTSEGSPGAESEEGTTAIRKRSYFPASLTASRGPIAAPQVPLDGADTAVFPNNVVFVTGNYVLDRDELVEAQKPEYDVVLCLSLTKWVHLNWGDEGLKRMFRRIYRHLRPGGILVLEPQPWSSYGRRKTLTERIYKNYFRIQLKPEQFSSYLTSPEVGFSSYELVATPNNTSRGFQRPVYLFHKAQSPSH comes from the exons ATGATCGAGATGGCGGCGGAGAAGGAGCCGTTTCTGGTGCCGGCCCCACCGCCGCCGCTCAAAGATGAGTCGGGCGGAGGGGGCGGCCCCACGGTGCAACCGCACCGAGAGGCCGCCTCCGGGGAGCTCCGCGGCGGGACGCAGCGTGCGCCGGGCCCGCGCGCTCACTCGGCGGGATCCCCGGCCTCTATGGCCGGCAAGGAGAGCCCCGGGGCTGCATCCACCCCTCGAGGCGGTCAGTCGCAGCAGCAGCAACGAGGGGGCGGCCCCCAGGCGCAGTCACACGGGGAGGCCTGCTTGTCGGATCCGCACGGGCGAGCCGCTCCCCCGGACGTGGGGGAGGAGCGACGGGGAGGAGGCGGAACAGAACTGGGCCCCCCTGCTCCTCCTCGACCCCGGAATGGCTATCAGCCCCACCGGCCCccagggggaggtgggggcaagaggagaaataGCTGTCATGTAGGGGGAGGTGGTGGAGGCTTCAAACATCCGGCCTTCAAGAGACGCAGGCGGGTGAATTCGGACTGTGACTCTGTCTTACCCTCCAACTTCCTCCTGGGGGGCAATATCTTTGATCCCCTGAACCTGAATAGTCTCCTGGATGAGGAAGTGAGCCGTGCACTCAATGCGGAGACCCCAAAGTCATCCCCGCTTCCGGCCAAGGGGCGAGATCCAGTGGAGATCCTCATCCCCAAAGATATTACAGACCCTCTCAGTCTCAATACTTGCACTGATGAGGCCCAAGTTGTCCTTGCTTCGCCACTCAAGACTGGTCGGAAGCGGCATAGACACCGGGGAcagcaccaccaccagcagcagcaggcaacgGGAGGGAATGATAGCCACTCCGCGCTGCCCACAGCCCCCCTCACTTCCTCACTCCACGGGGAGGGCACCACGCAGCAGCATGGGGGCCAGAACCGGGACGCCCCCCAACCCTATGAACTCAACACCGCCATCAACTGCAGGGATGAGGTCGTGTCTCCCCTTCCATCTGCCCTCCAGGGTCCCTCAGGCTCCCTTTCAGCCCCTCCAGCTGCCTCAGTTACCTCTGCACCCCCGTCTTCCTCCTCACGACATCGCAAACGACGCAGGACTTCCAGCAAGTCAGAGGCAGGAGCTCGGGGTGGAGGCCAGGGTTCCAAGGAAAAGGGCAGAGGGACTGGGGGAGGGCGCCACCACCTCCAGCCACTACCTGCTGCAACTTTCAAAAAGCAACAGTGCAAGTTCCAGTATGGGAATTATTGCAAGTACTATGGGTACCGCAATCCTTCCTGTGAGGATGGGCGCCTTCGGGTATTGAAGCCTGAGTGGTTTCGGGGTCGGGACGTCCTCGATCTAGGCTGCAATGTAGGCCACCTGACCCTGAGCATTGCCTGTAAGTGGGGCCCATCCCGCATGGTGGGCCTGGATATCGATGCCCAGCTCATCCACTCAGCCCGCCAGAACATCCGACACTACCTGTCTGAAGAACTGCGTCTGCCACCCCAGACTTCTGAGGGGAGCCCAGGAGCAGAGAGTGAGGAAGGGACCACAGCCATCCGAAAAAGGAGCTACTTCCCAGCCTCGCTGACAGCCAGCCGCGGTCCTATCGCTGCACCCCAAGTGCCCTTGGATGGAGCCGACACAGCGGTCTTCCCCAACAACGTTGTCTTCGTCACG GGTAACTATGTGCTGGATCGAGACGAGCTGGTGGAGGCCCAGAAACCCGAGTATGATGTGGTGCTTTGCCTCAGCCTCACCAAGTGGGTGCATCTCAACTGGGGAGACGAGGGACTGAAGCGCATGTTTCGCCGGATTTATCGGCACCTACGTCCTGGGGGCATCCTAGTCTTAGAGCCCCAGCCTTGGTCTTCCTACGGCCGGAGAAAGACTCTCACA GAAAGAATCTACAAGAACTACTTTCGAATTCAGCTGAAGCCAGAGCAGTTCAGTTCCTACCTAACATCCCCAGAGGTGGGCTTCTCCAGCTATGAGCTCGTGGCCACACCCAACAACACCTCCAGAG GTTTCCAGCGTCCTGTGTACCTGTTCCACAAGGCCCAATCCCCCAGCCACTAA
- the PPP1R35 gene encoding protein phosphatase 1 regulatory subunit 35, whose protein sequence is MMVYDESQLESVGGGEAVAVPGPPPEPRAPEPGAPVPEPGLDLSLSPRSESPGRGRPNCSPGRRKGRADRRGGARKGRQVRFLLAPPSPVRSEPPAAAASSSEKPEAPQDLGAPVQQSSLALSLELQAARAAAGGQFDAAKAVEEQLRKSFQTRCGLEESVTEGLNVPRSRRLFRDLVSLQVPEEQVLNAALREKLALLPPQARAPPPKEPPGPGPDMTILCDPETLFYESPHLTLEGLPPLRLQLRPRPSEDTFLMHRTLRRWEA, encoded by the exons ATGATGGTCTACGACGAGTCACAGCTGGAGTCGGTGGGAGGGGGAGAGGCCGTGGCGGTCCCAGGGCCACCCCCAGAACCCCGCGCTCCCGAGCCCGGAGCCCCGGTCCCGGAGCCTGGCCTGGACCTGAGCCTGAGCCCGCGGTCCGAGAGTCCCGGACGCGGAAGGCCCAACTGCAGCCCTGGACGGCGGAAGGGGCGGGCGGAccggcggggcggggcccgcAAGGGGCGGCAG GTCCGCTTCCTCCTGGCGCCGCCTTCCCCGGTCCGGTCTGAGCCGCCGGCGGCCGCCGCCTCATCGAGCGAGAAGCCCGAGGCGCCGCAGGACTTGGGGGCGCCGGTGCAGCAGAGTAGCCTGGCCCTGAGCCTTGAGCTGCAGGCCGCAAGGGCCGCAGCCGGGGGCCAGTTCGATGCCGCGAAGGCCGTGGAAGAACAGCTGAGAAAATCGTTCCAGACCCGCTGCGGTCTGGAGGAGAGCGTGACCGAGG GGCTGAACGTGCCGCGCTCCAGGCGGCTCTTCCGAGATCTGGTGAGTCTGCAGGTGCCGGAGGAACAGGTTCTGAACGCCGCGCTGAGGGAGAAACTGGCGCTCCTGCCGCCGCAGGCCCGAGCCCCACCTCCAAAG GAGCCACCTGGCCCAGGGCCAGACATGACCATATTGTGTGATCCGGAAACATTATTTTATGAATCTCCACACCTGACCCTGGAAGGTCTGCCCCCACTCCGGCTTCAACTCCGGCCCCGCCCTTCAGAAGATACTTTCCTTATGCATCGGACACTGAGGCGATGGGAAGCGTAG